In Streptomyces sp. P3, one DNA window encodes the following:
- a CDS encoding alpha-1,4-glucan--maltose-1-phosphate maltosyltransferase, with product MKSTRAIGRIPVRDVEPRVECGRRPAKAVLGETVRISATVFREGHDAIGANVVLKSPEGGRGPWTPMRELAPGTDRWGADVTLEAMGRWTFAVEAWSDPITTWRRNAEIKIPAGIDPGLVLEEGGLLHEKAAARAPRGPQRTLLRETAKKLLDDSTSVAERYAAALTPEVDAVLARFPLRELVTASEPLPLLVERERALYGSWYEFFPRSEGTPQQPHGTFRTAARRLPAIAAMGFDVVYLPPVHPIGTTFRKGRNNTLDPGPDDVGVPWAIGSPEGGHDAVHPALGTLEDFTWFVGQARALGLEIALDFALQCSPDHPWVHKHPEWFHHRPDGTIAYAENPPKKYQDIYPVAFDADMKGLVAETVRVLRHWMSHGVRIFRVDNPHTKPVVFWERVITEVNRTDPDVIFLAEAFTRPAMMHTLAQIGFQQSYTYFTWRTTKDELTDYLTELSGQAASYMRPNFFANTPDILPAHLQHGGRPAFEARAVLAATLSPTWGLYSGYELCENTPLREGGEEYLDSEKYQLTPRDWETAEREGRTIAPLVTRLNEIRRANPALHRLRNLRFHGTDNPSVIAYSKREGSNTVLVVVNLDPHHTQEATVSLDMPQLGVEHDATLSVHDELTGDTYAWGRTNYVRLEPGRTPAHVFHVR from the coding sequence GTGAAGTCCACCAGGGCGATCGGCCGGATCCCGGTGCGGGACGTCGAACCGCGTGTGGAGTGCGGCAGGCGGCCGGCGAAAGCCGTGCTCGGTGAGACGGTGCGGATCTCCGCGACGGTGTTCCGCGAGGGCCACGACGCCATCGGCGCCAACGTGGTCCTCAAGAGCCCGGAGGGCGGCCGTGGACCCTGGACGCCGATGCGGGAGCTCGCCCCCGGCACCGACCGCTGGGGCGCCGATGTGACCCTGGAGGCCATGGGCCGCTGGACCTTCGCCGTGGAGGCCTGGAGCGACCCGATCACCACCTGGCGCCGCAACGCCGAGATCAAGATCCCGGCGGGGATCGACCCGGGGCTGGTTCTGGAGGAGGGCGGCCTGCTCCACGAGAAGGCGGCCGCCCGGGCCCCGCGCGGTCCGCAGCGCACCCTGCTGCGGGAGACGGCGAAGAAGCTGCTGGACGACTCGACCTCGGTGGCCGAGCGCTACGCCGCGGCGTTGACGCCGGAGGTGGACGCGGTGCTGGCGCGGTTTCCGCTGCGGGAGCTGGTGACCGCGTCGGAGCCGCTGCCCCTGCTGGTGGAACGCGAACGCGCCCTGTACGGCTCCTGGTACGAGTTCTTCCCCCGCTCCGAGGGCACCCCGCAGCAGCCGCACGGCACGTTCCGCACCGCCGCCCGCAGACTCCCCGCGATCGCCGCGATGGGCTTCGACGTCGTCTACCTCCCCCCGGTCCACCCCATCGGCACCACCTTCCGCAAGGGCCGCAACAACACCCTCGACCCCGGGCCCGACGACGTCGGTGTGCCCTGGGCGATCGGCTCGCCGGAGGGCGGCCACGACGCCGTCCACCCCGCGCTGGGCACCCTGGAGGACTTCACCTGGTTCGTCGGACAGGCCCGCGCGCTGGGCCTGGAGATCGCCCTCGACTTCGCCCTGCAGTGCTCCCCCGACCACCCCTGGGTGCACAAGCACCCGGAGTGGTTCCACCACCGCCCCGACGGCACCATCGCCTACGCCGAGAACCCGCCGAAGAAGTACCAGGACATCTACCCGGTCGCGTTCGACGCCGACATGAAGGGCCTGGTCGCGGAGACCGTACGGGTGCTGCGGCACTGGATGTCGCACGGGGTGCGGATCTTCCGCGTCGACAACCCGCACACCAAGCCGGTCGTCTTCTGGGAGCGGGTCATCACCGAGGTCAACCGCACCGACCCCGACGTGATCTTCCTGGCCGAGGCGTTCACCCGGCCCGCGATGATGCACACCCTCGCCCAGATCGGCTTCCAGCAGTCCTACACCTACTTCACCTGGCGTACCACCAAGGACGAGCTGACCGACTACCTCACCGAGCTGTCGGGGCAGGCCGCCTCGTACATGCGGCCCAACTTCTTCGCCAACACCCCCGACATCCTGCCCGCCCACCTCCAGCACGGCGGCCGGCCCGCCTTCGAGGCCCGCGCCGTCCTGGCCGCCACCCTCTCCCCCACCTGGGGCCTCTACAGCGGCTACGAACTCTGCGAGAACACCCCCCTGCGCGAGGGCGGCGAGGAATACCTCGACTCCGAGAAATACCAGCTCACCCCCCGCGACTGGGAGACCGCCGAACGCGAGGGCCGCACCATCGCCCCCCTCGTCACCCGCCTCAACGAGATCCGACGGGCCAACCCCGCCCTGCACCGACTGCGCAACCTCCGGTTCCACGGCACGGACAACCCCTCCGTGATCGCCTACAGCAAGCGCGAGGGATCGAACACGGTTCTGGTGGTCGTCAACCTCGACCCCCACCACACCCAGGAGGCGACGGTCTCGTTGGACATGCCGCAACTCGGCGTGGAGCACGACGCGACCCTGTCCGTACACGACGAGCTGACCGGTGACACCTACGCCTGGGGCAGGACGAACTACGTGCGTCTGGAGCCCGGTCGGACCCCTGCCCACGTGTTCCACGTCCGGTGA
- a CDS encoding DUF5133 domain-containing protein: MLQPAKTEVARTLRSFRSWERAMLAHPEDRTARAAFEDCGYTLCVLMGKRCAREAADAAEQYLRAGTPARHRERRGANLRNGAARLTVTRPLPCLPAET, from the coding sequence ATGCTGCAACCAGCGAAGACCGAAGTCGCCCGAACCCTGCGCAGTTTCCGGTCCTGGGAGCGGGCCATGCTCGCGCATCCCGAGGACCGCACCGCGCGGGCCGCCTTCGAGGACTGCGGATACACGCTGTGCGTGCTGATGGGCAAGCGGTGCGCCCGCGAGGCCGCGGACGCCGCGGAGCAGTATCTGCGCGCCGGCACGCCCGCCCGCCACCGCGAGCGCCGGGGCGCGAACCTGAGGAACGGCGCCGCACGGCTCACCGTGACGCGTCCCCTGCCCTGCCTGCCCGCGGAGACGTAG
- a CDS encoding pep a2, whose amino-acid sequence MKTAVPCYYHLDVDVSAERVGQVRRILAAHLNHWDLQTLVEPVCRGAGMLLEAIDEHAADKRTSIEMWWNGQHLITALGGDDRHLRPDQHLRACLEHIAAMSDGWGCCSTGTGSKVIWFSQRARSGERKPLVPTAPAPNLREGRKVPRALPVAVVAAPAAEEPRVLVAAR is encoded by the coding sequence ATGAAGACCGCAGTCCCCTGCTACTACCACCTCGATGTGGACGTCAGTGCGGAACGCGTGGGACAGGTCAGGCGCATTCTGGCCGCGCACCTGAACCACTGGGACCTCCAGACACTCGTCGAGCCCGTCTGCCGCGGCGCCGGGATGCTGCTCGAGGCCATCGACGAGCACGCCGCGGACAAGCGCACGTCCATCGAGATGTGGTGGAACGGCCAGCATCTGATCACGGCCCTCGGGGGCGACGACCGTCATCTGCGCCCCGATCAGCACCTGCGGGCCTGCCTGGAGCACATCGCCGCGATGAGCGACGGCTGGGGCTGCTGCTCCACCGGCACCGGCAGCAAGGTCATCTGGTTCTCCCAGCGGGCCCGCTCGGGCGAGCGCAAGCCGCTGGTGCCGACCGCGCCGGCGCCGAACCTGCGCGAAGGGCGCAAGGTGCCCCGCGCGCTGCCGGTGGCCGTCGTGGCCGCCCCGGCCGCCGAGGAGCCGCGGGTTCTGGTGGCCGCCCGGTGA
- the glgX gene encoding glycogen debranching protein GlgX, whose protein sequence is MPAWSGHPYPLGADFDGEGTNFALFSEVAEHVDLVLVDDDGDTRDVPLAEVDGFVWHAYLPGVGPGQRYGYRVHGPWNPSCGHRCNPAKLLLDPYARAVDGQIDNDASLFERAGDRPDPADSSGHTLLGVVTDPAFDWGDDAPLRRPYADTVIYEAHVRGLTRTHPDVPPALRGTYAGLAHPAVTGHLTSLGVTAIELMPVHQYVQDGVLRDRGLSNYWGYNTIGFFAPHNDYAAHGIRGRQVDEFKSMVKALHAAGLEVILDVVYNHTAEGNEKGPTLSFRGIDNASYYRLVDSDWAHYYDTTGTGNSLLMRHPHVLQLIMDSLRYWVTEMHVDGFRFDLAATLARQFHEVDRLSAFFDLIQQDPVISRVKLIAEPWDVGEGGYHVGNFPPLWSEWNGRYRDAVRDFWRAELGSLGEFASRLTGSSDLYAHNRRRPRASVNFVTAHDGFTLRDLVSYNDKHNEANGEDNRDGESDNRSWNCGIEGPTQRPGVLALRARQQRNLLATLLLSQGIPMLSHGDELGRTQGGNNNAYCQDSEVSWIDWRLSDEQQALTGFCRRLIALRAGHPVLRRRRFFRGETVTHAGQPLPDLVWLRPDAGEMTDRDWLRPDAHSVGVFLNGDAIAEPGPRGGPVVDDSFLLLFNSYWEPVVFRLPDAAYGERWTVCADTAEPDGGPDETEYKADAQVGLEARSLLVLTRPPRRP, encoded by the coding sequence GTGCCCGCGTGGAGCGGGCACCCCTACCCGCTGGGCGCCGACTTCGACGGGGAGGGAACCAACTTCGCACTCTTCAGCGAGGTCGCCGAGCACGTCGACCTCGTCCTCGTGGACGACGACGGCGACACCCGCGACGTCCCGCTGGCCGAGGTCGACGGCTTCGTCTGGCACGCGTATCTGCCCGGCGTGGGCCCGGGACAACGGTACGGCTACCGGGTGCACGGGCCGTGGAACCCGTCCTGCGGCCACCGGTGCAACCCGGCGAAGCTGCTCCTGGACCCCTACGCGCGGGCCGTCGACGGCCAGATCGACAACGACGCCTCGCTGTTCGAACGGGCCGGTGACCGCCCCGACCCGGCGGACAGCTCCGGCCACACGCTGCTGGGCGTGGTCACCGATCCCGCGTTCGACTGGGGCGACGACGCGCCGCTCCGCCGTCCCTACGCCGACACGGTGATCTACGAGGCACATGTGCGCGGCCTGACCCGGACCCATCCCGACGTCCCGCCAGCCCTGCGCGGCACCTACGCCGGGCTGGCCCACCCCGCGGTGACCGGGCACCTGACCTCGCTGGGCGTGACGGCGATCGAGCTGATGCCCGTGCACCAGTACGTGCAGGACGGCGTGCTGCGGGACCGGGGTCTGTCCAACTACTGGGGCTACAACACCATCGGCTTCTTTGCCCCGCACAACGACTACGCCGCCCACGGCATCCGCGGCAGACAGGTCGACGAGTTCAAGTCCATGGTCAAGGCGCTGCACGCGGCCGGGCTCGAGGTGATCCTCGACGTGGTCTACAACCACACCGCCGAGGGCAACGAGAAGGGCCCCACGCTCTCCTTCCGCGGCATCGACAACGCCTCCTACTACCGGCTCGTGGACAGCGACTGGGCGCACTACTACGACACCACCGGCACCGGCAACAGCCTGCTCATGCGGCACCCGCACGTACTGCAACTGATCATGGACTCGCTGCGCTACTGGGTCACGGAGATGCACGTCGACGGCTTCCGCTTCGACCTCGCGGCCACGCTGGCCCGGCAGTTCCACGAGGTGGACCGGCTCTCGGCGTTCTTCGACCTCATCCAGCAGGACCCGGTGATCAGCCGCGTCAAACTCATCGCCGAACCGTGGGACGTCGGCGAGGGCGGCTACCACGTCGGCAACTTCCCGCCCCTGTGGTCGGAGTGGAACGGCCGCTACCGTGACGCCGTGCGCGACTTCTGGCGCGCCGAACTCGGCTCGCTGGGCGAGTTCGCCTCCCGCCTGACCGGCTCCTCGGACCTGTACGCCCACAACCGCCGCCGCCCACGCGCCAGCGTCAACTTCGTCACCGCGCACGACGGTTTCACGCTGCGCGACCTGGTCTCGTACAACGACAAGCACAACGAGGCCAACGGTGAGGACAACCGTGACGGCGAGAGCGACAACCGCTCCTGGAACTGCGGGATCGAGGGGCCCACGCAGCGCCCCGGAGTGCTCGCCCTGCGGGCCCGGCAGCAGCGCAACCTGCTCGCCACGCTGCTGCTGTCGCAGGGCATTCCGATGCTCTCCCACGGCGACGAGCTCGGCCGCACCCAGGGCGGCAACAACAACGCCTACTGCCAGGACAGCGAAGTGTCCTGGATCGACTGGCGGTTGTCCGACGAGCAGCAGGCCCTCACCGGCTTCTGCCGACGTCTGATCGCCCTGCGGGCCGGCCACCCGGTGCTGCGCCGGCGGCGATTCTTCCGCGGCGAGACGGTCACCCACGCGGGACAGCCGCTGCCCGACCTGGTCTGGTTGCGGCCCGACGCGGGAGAGATGACGGACCGCGACTGGCTGCGCCCCGACGCGCACAGCGTCGGCGTCTTCCTCAACGGTGACGCCATCGCCGAGCCCGGCCCGCGCGGCGGACCCGTCGTGGACGACTCGTTCCTGCTGCTGTTCAACAGCTACTGGGAGCCGGTCGTCTTCCGGCTGCCCGACGCCGCCTACGGCGAGCGCTGGACGGTGTGCGCCGACACCGCGGAGCCGGACGGCGGCCCGGACGAGACGGAGTACAAGGCCGACGCGCAGGTCGGGCTGGAGGCCCGCAGCCTCCTCGTGCTGACCCGGCCGCCGCGCCGCCCGTAG
- a CDS encoding VOC family protein, with protein MNRRPTSAPGARGALSTHSVFGAPCWVSLTSRDLEATQDFYGAVLGWKWLKGTLGDHFRTALVGGVPVAGIAAVASMWQMAVAWTPYFAVPSADEAASRARERGGTVAVGPISLPPGRAALLADRDGATFGIWEGELIGNWEAWRQAAPAFIRLHTRDAFDSAIFYGEILDWATDRPGACEVHYESGEVWLRNRGDVVARIESGALEAAPDPTIRPHWQVHFAVADVSACARAAEKHGGSVLRENAEEAVLRDPDGAQFTVTSRRER; from the coding sequence ATGAACCGTCGTCCGACATCCGCCCCCGGTGCCCGGGGCGCCCTCTCCACACACTCCGTGTTCGGCGCTCCCTGCTGGGTGAGCCTGACCAGCCGTGACCTCGAGGCCACCCAGGACTTCTACGGCGCGGTGCTGGGCTGGAAGTGGCTCAAGGGCACGCTGGGCGACCACTTCCGTACCGCACTGGTCGGCGGTGTGCCGGTCGCGGGCATCGCGGCGGTCGCCTCGATGTGGCAGATGGCGGTCGCGTGGACGCCGTATTTCGCGGTGCCCAGCGCGGACGAGGCCGCCTCCCGGGCCCGCGAGCGGGGAGGGACGGTGGCCGTGGGGCCCATCTCGCTCCCGCCGGGCCGGGCGGCGCTGCTGGCCGACCGGGACGGCGCGACCTTCGGCATCTGGGAGGGCGAGCTGATCGGCAACTGGGAGGCGTGGCGGCAGGCGGCGCCCGCCTTCATCAGGCTGCACACGCGCGACGCCTTCGACTCCGCCATCTTCTACGGCGAGATCCTCGACTGGGCCACCGACCGCCCCGGCGCCTGCGAGGTCCACTACGAGTCCGGCGAGGTCTGGCTGCGCAACCGCGGCGACGTCGTCGCCCGGATCGAGTCCGGCGCGCTGGAGGCTGCGCCGGACCCGACGATCCGCCCGCACTGGCAGGTGCACTTCGCCGTGGCGGACGTGTCGGCCTGTGCGCGCGCCGCGGAGAAGCACGGCGGCTCGGTGCTGCGCGAGAACGCCGAGGAAGCGGTGCTGCGGGACCCGGACGGGGCCCAGTTCACGGTGACCTCGCGCCGCGAACGCTGA
- a CDS encoding ANTAR domain-containing protein: MGRVPRTSRDETTRIFELQEEVEQLKEAVDSHAVVDQAIGVVVALGRMTPDEGWAVLREVSQHTNVKLRSVAELILLWGRRGELPPDIRAELEDVLDRYGPTQVPGAPPLEQAVPPRRRVSRPPRR, from the coding sequence ATGGGACGAGTACCGCGCACATCCCGTGACGAAACGACCCGGATCTTCGAGCTTCAGGAGGAGGTCGAACAGCTGAAGGAGGCCGTCGACTCCCATGCGGTGGTCGACCAGGCCATCGGAGTGGTCGTGGCGCTCGGGCGGATGACGCCCGACGAGGGGTGGGCCGTGCTGAGAGAGGTCTCCCAGCACACCAACGTCAAGCTGCGCAGCGTGGCCGAGCTGATCCTCCTGTGGGGGCGCCGGGGGGAGCTGCCCCCGGACATCCGGGCCGAGCTGGAGGACGTCCTGGACCGGTACGGCCCCACCCAGGTCCCGGGCGCGCCCCCGCTGGAGCAGGCGGTCCCGCCGCGGCGCCGGGTCAGTCGCCCTCCACGGCGCTGA
- a CDS encoding SigB/SigF/SigG family RNA polymerase sigma factor has protein sequence MRTTVRTRQHPHDDAPDTGETFARLAGLPDGPERQALRDELVTLWLPMAERIAVRFRGRGEVLEDLYQVAALGLVKAVDHYDPDRGRAFEAYAVPTITGEIKRHFRDHMWTLHVPRRVQDLRNRVRHAGKELSQTIPGRPPTIAEIAAYAQLTEDEVRTGAEALECFSALSLEAELPGTDGYALEDALGDADPGYDTVVDRVAAAPCLRALPERERTILYLRFFAGMTQSRIAEQLGISQMHVSRLLSGCFARLREEISAVEGD, from the coding sequence ATGCGTACTACCGTCCGAACAAGGCAGCACCCCCATGACGACGCCCCGGACACGGGCGAGACCTTCGCACGGCTCGCCGGACTGCCCGACGGGCCCGAGCGCCAGGCACTCAGGGACGAGCTGGTCACCCTCTGGCTACCCATGGCCGAGCGGATCGCCGTCCGCTTCCGCGGCCGGGGCGAGGTCCTCGAAGACCTCTACCAGGTCGCGGCGCTGGGACTGGTCAAGGCCGTCGACCACTACGACCCGGACCGCGGACGCGCCTTCGAGGCGTACGCGGTGCCCACGATCACCGGCGAGATCAAACGGCACTTCCGCGACCACATGTGGACGCTGCACGTGCCGCGCCGGGTCCAGGACCTGCGCAACCGGGTACGGCACGCCGGCAAGGAGCTGTCCCAGACCATCCCGGGACGGCCGCCGACGATCGCCGAGATCGCCGCGTACGCCCAGCTGACCGAGGACGAGGTACGCACCGGCGCCGAGGCACTGGAATGCTTCTCCGCACTGTCGCTGGAGGCCGAGCTGCCCGGCACCGACGGCTACGCCCTCGAGGACGCGCTGGGGGACGCCGACCCCGGCTACGACACGGTCGTCGACCGGGTGGCCGCGGCGCCCTGCCTGCGGGCCCTGCCGGAACGCGAACGGACCATCCTGTATCTGCGGTTCTTCGCGGGAATGACGCAGAGCCGCATCGCGGAGCAGCTCGGCATCTCCCAGATGCACGTCTCCCGCCTGCTCAGCGGCTGCTTCGCGCGGCTGCGCGAGGAGATCAGCGCCGTGGAGGGCGACTGA
- the hemC gene encoding hydroxymethylbilane synthase — protein sequence MSVPELIRIVSRDSPMALAQVERVRAELTTAYPGVRTDVVPVRTTGDKWMGDLSQVEGKGAFTKEVDAALLAGEADLAVHCVKDVPADRPLPAGTVFAAFLRRDDIRDALIHPGGLTLDELPDGTRIGTSSVRRVAQLAATQPRLECVPFRGNANRRLEKLAAGEADALLLAVSGLERIGRHDVISEVLSTETMMPPIGAGILALQCREGDVDLIDAVSALGDPATHREATAERMFLHVLQGHCNSPIAGFARVDRSGELSLRACVFTADGKTRLNAHEWAGRLDPATLGTSVAVALLRQGAREIIDGIPH from the coding sequence ATGTCCGTTCCGGAACTGATTCGCATCGTCTCCCGCGACTCGCCCATGGCACTGGCCCAAGTGGAGAGAGTGCGCGCCGAGTTGACCACTGCGTACCCCGGTGTGCGCACCGACGTCGTACCCGTGAGGACGACCGGCGACAAGTGGATGGGAGACCTGTCCCAGGTCGAGGGGAAGGGCGCGTTCACCAAGGAGGTCGACGCCGCGCTGCTGGCGGGCGAGGCGGACCTCGCGGTGCACTGCGTCAAGGACGTCCCCGCCGACCGGCCGCTGCCCGCGGGCACCGTGTTCGCCGCGTTCCTGCGGCGCGACGACATCCGTGACGCCCTGATCCACCCCGGCGGCCTCACTCTGGACGAGCTGCCGGACGGGACACGGATCGGCACCTCGTCGGTGCGCCGCGTCGCGCAACTCGCCGCAACCCAACCGCGCCTGGAGTGCGTGCCGTTCCGCGGCAACGCCAACCGGCGGCTGGAGAAGCTCGCCGCGGGCGAGGCGGACGCGCTGCTGCTCGCGGTGTCCGGCCTGGAGCGCATCGGCCGGCACGACGTGATCAGCGAGGTGCTGTCGACGGAGACGATGATGCCGCCGATCGGTGCGGGCATCCTCGCCCTGCAGTGCCGCGAGGGCGACGTGGACCTCATCGACGCGGTCAGCGCACTGGGCGATCCGGCGACCCACCGGGAGGCCACGGCGGAACGCATGTTCCTGCACGTGCTCCAGGGGCACTGCAACAGCCCGATCGCGGGCTTCGCACGGGTGGACCGCAGTGGTGAACTGTCCCTGCGGGCCTGTGTGTTCACTGCCGACGGCAAGACCCGGCTGAACGCCCACGAGTGGGCGGGCCGACTCGACCCGGCGACCCTCGGCACGTCGGTGGCGGTGGCGCTGCTGCGCCAGGGCGCCCGCGAGATCATCGACGGCATCCCGCACTGA
- a CDS encoding GNAT family N-acetyltransferase, which translates to MIAARVRHAERADLPRVAELTAQHAAYERADPPSPDLARRLAGYLFDAATPRLCCLVAELPDGEIVGYATCAPELSTWEGREYLHMDCLFLTPGHRGLGIGALLMDAVAAEARSRGLAEVQWQTPVWNEGAIRFYARRGALGADKRRFSLRVNP; encoded by the coding sequence GTGATCGCCGCCCGGGTGCGGCACGCCGAGCGGGCCGATCTGCCGCGGGTCGCCGAACTGACCGCCCAGCACGCCGCGTACGAGCGTGCCGACCCTCCCTCGCCCGACCTCGCCCGGCGACTGGCCGGATACCTCTTCGACGCGGCGACGCCCCGCCTGTGCTGTCTGGTCGCCGAGCTGCCCGACGGCGAGATCGTCGGCTACGCCACCTGCGCGCCCGAACTCTCCACCTGGGAGGGCCGCGAGTACCTGCACATGGACTGTCTGTTCCTGACGCCCGGCCATCGGGGCCTGGGCATCGGCGCCCTGCTGATGGACGCGGTCGCGGCCGAGGCGCGGAGCAGGGGGCTGGCCGAGGTGCAGTGGCAGACCCCCGTCTGGAACGAGGGAGCGATCCGCTTCTACGCCCGGCGCGGGGCCCTGGGCGCGGACAAGCGGCGCTTCAGCCTGCGGGTGAACCCCTGA
- a CDS encoding NPP1 family protein, with protein MPSRRLKAHRRRWLTGLAGAAALVLAVPATAFAAPPPALPQNAEAGELAYQPAFDYDTDGCYSTAAIGPDGTVNGGLKPTGALNGNCRDASDLASTNTYSRYKCDNDWCAYLYGLYFEKDQALPGVSLGGHRHDWEHVVVWVQNGQAQYVSTSNHGSFTVHTASSVRFEGTHAKVVYHKDGIGTHCFRIAGSGDEPPENHRGVWQYPPLVGWNGYPAGLRDKLVSYDFGSAHFGLRDDSFAGHLSKALPPGVAFDPNA; from the coding sequence GTGCCGTCACGCAGACTCAAGGCCCACCGCAGGAGATGGCTGACCGGACTCGCCGGTGCCGCCGCACTCGTCCTCGCCGTCCCCGCCACCGCCTTCGCCGCCCCTCCCCCGGCACTTCCGCAGAACGCCGAGGCCGGCGAACTGGCGTACCAGCCCGCCTTCGACTACGACACGGACGGGTGTTACTCCACCGCCGCGATCGGCCCGGACGGCACGGTCAACGGCGGCCTGAAGCCGACCGGCGCGCTCAACGGCAACTGCCGCGACGCCTCCGACCTCGCCTCCACCAACACCTATTCGCGCTACAAGTGCGACAACGACTGGTGCGCCTACCTCTACGGGCTGTACTTCGAGAAGGACCAGGCCCTCCCGGGCGTCAGCCTCGGCGGGCACCGGCACGACTGGGAGCACGTCGTGGTCTGGGTGCAGAACGGCCAGGCCCAGTACGTCTCGACGTCCAACCACGGCTCGTTCACCGTGCACACGGCGTCCTCGGTCCGCTTCGAGGGCACCCACGCGAAGGTCGTCTACCACAAGGACGGCATCGGCACGCACTGCTTCCGGATCGCCGGCTCGGGCGACGAACCGCCGGAGAACCACCGGGGCGTCTGGCAGTACCCGCCGCTGGTCGGCTGGAACGGATATCCGGCGGGCCTGCGCGACAAGCTCGTCTCCTACGACTTCGGCAGCGCCCACTTCGGCCTGAGGGACGACAGTTTCGCCGGCCACCTGTCGAAGGCCCTGCCTCCCGGGGTCGCCTTCGACCCCAACGCATAG
- a CDS encoding ATP-dependent DNA ligase, producing the protein MLATPGTLPPVTQDARWAYETKQDGQRAVAYLAGDGSIALRARSGEDITGAYPELWPLGEALGRTPAVLDGEVLALDAEGRADFQLLQSRMGLAQAAGKAARLAATAPVHLVLFDVLHLGGRSLLPLPYARRRARLEALALDGPRWSTPGALVGHGREALEATRAHGLEGLVCKRLDSPYEPGVRSRAWIKIRNMRVADVLVGGWLPGKGRLTGLPGAVLVGQRATTGLRYVGGVGTGWSEAERTELAALLRAAATDACPFDAVPRAPGAHWVVPRLVGEVRYSTRTRAGLLRQPSWLRLRPDLTPEESAADLPDVSA; encoded by the coding sequence ATGCTCGCCACCCCGGGCACGCTGCCGCCCGTCACCCAGGACGCCCGGTGGGCCTACGAGACCAAGCAGGACGGTCAGCGGGCGGTGGCCTACCTCGCCGGCGACGGGAGCATCGCCCTGCGGGCCCGTTCGGGTGAGGACATCACCGGGGCGTATCCGGAGCTGTGGCCGCTGGGCGAGGCGCTCGGCCGCACGCCGGCCGTGCTCGACGGTGAGGTGCTCGCCCTGGACGCGGAGGGCCGTGCCGACTTCCAGTTGCTGCAGTCCCGCATGGGGCTGGCGCAGGCGGCGGGAAAGGCCGCGCGGCTCGCCGCGACGGCGCCCGTGCACCTGGTCCTGTTCGACGTGCTGCATCTCGGCGGACGCTCGCTGCTGCCCCTGCCCTACGCGCGCCGCCGGGCCCGGCTCGAGGCGCTCGCGCTGGACGGGCCCCGCTGGTCGACGCCGGGCGCACTGGTCGGCCACGGGCGCGAGGCCCTGGAGGCGACCCGGGCCCACGGTCTTGAGGGCCTGGTCTGCAAACGGCTGGATTCCCCGTACGAGCCGGGTGTGCGCTCGCGGGCCTGGATCAAGATTCGGAACATGCGCGTCGCGGACGTCCTGGTGGGCGGCTGGCTCCCCGGCAAGGGCCGGCTGACCGGACTGCCCGGCGCCGTCCTCGTCGGCCAGCGCGCCACGACGGGGCTGCGCTACGTGGGCGGCGTGGGCACCGGGTGGAGCGAGGCCGAGCGCACCGAACTCGCCGCGCTGCTGAGGGCCGCCGCGACCGACGCCTGCCCCTTCGACGCCGTGCCGCGGGCGCCCGGCGCGCACTGGGTCGTGCCCCGTCTGGTCGGCGAGGTCCGCTACAGCACCCGTACCCGGGCCGGGCTGCTGCGCCAGCCGTCCTGGCTGCGGCTGCGACCGGACCTGACGCCGGAGGAGTCGGCGGCCGACCTTCCGGACGTTTCCGCCTGA
- a CDS encoding MarR family winged helix-turn-helix transcriptional regulator yields the protein MPTEPLPPPPVASPEVVEIERALARVTYLSTRARTHERLMAVAGIPLDRAAVALLRQVADSEPQRPGELAQRLGVEASHVTRTVQQLQKAGYVTRVPDPDDRRAQRIRLTGTGRAAVGRVRDAGARGLQLALGDWDQEDLGRLAALFHRMADDFLSYAADEESEPSGQALRA from the coding sequence ATGCCCACCGAACCGCTCCCGCCGCCTCCCGTCGCGTCCCCGGAGGTGGTCGAGATCGAGCGCGCGCTCGCTCGCGTCACCTATCTGAGCACCCGAGCCCGTACGCACGAACGGCTCATGGCGGTCGCGGGCATCCCCCTGGACCGCGCTGCCGTGGCTCTGCTGCGCCAGGTCGCCGACTCCGAGCCGCAGCGGCCGGGGGAGCTGGCCCAGCGCCTGGGCGTCGAGGCCTCCCATGTGACCCGCACCGTGCAGCAGCTCCAGAAGGCCGGATACGTCACCCGGGTGCCCGACCCCGACGACCGCCGCGCCCAGCGGATCCGGCTCACCGGGACCGGCCGCGCCGCCGTCGGACGGGTCCGCGACGCCGGCGCCCGGGGGCTGCAGCTGGCGCTGGGGGACTGGGACCAGGAGGACCTGGGCCGCCTTGCCGCCCTCTTCCACCGGATGGCCGACGACTTCCTCTCCTACGCCGCCGACGAGGAGAGCGAGCCGTCCGGGCAGGCCCTCCGCGCCTGA